A region from the Variovorax sp. RKNM96 genome encodes:
- the xseB gene encoding exodeoxyribonuclease VII small subunit, with the protein MPKVPSPSSSSPAATPDTGPLPVSYEAGLQELEQLVAELESGQLPLDQLLGSYQRGAALLAFCRDKLQAVEDQIKVLDAGSLKVWTAE; encoded by the coding sequence ATGCCCAAGGTGCCTTCCCCTTCCTCTTCCAGCCCGGCGGCCACGCCCGATACGGGGCCGTTGCCCGTCAGTTACGAAGCGGGGCTTCAGGAACTGGAACAACTGGTTGCAGAACTCGAATCGGGCCAGTTGCCGCTCGACCAGCTCCTGGGCAGCTACCAGCGGGGCGCCGCATTGCTTGCGTTCTGCCGCGACAAGCTGCAGGCGGTCGAAGACCAGATCAAGGTGCTCGACGCAGGCAGCCTCAAGGTCTGGACGGCCGAATGA
- a CDS encoding aromatic ring-hydroxylating dioxygenase subunit alpha, with translation MSDLSLQLQQAASQLPVSAYFDEALYAREMQNLFSRGPRYVGHRLSVPEMGNFHTLPQEHQGRALVHTPKGVELISNVCRHRQALILQGRGQLDNQAGGNIVCPLHRWTYAASDARTTGTLIGAPHFEQDPCLNLHNYPLTEWNGLLFEKNADGTGRDVAADMRGLGPQADLDFSGYALDRVELHECNYNWKTFIEVYLEDYHVGPFHPGLGSFVTCDDLRWEFNQNYSVQTVGVANRLGRAGSPVYQKWQEQLLKYRDGKPPKYGAIWLTYYPHVMVEWYPHVLTVSTLHPVSPTRTLNMVEFFYPEEIVAFEREFVEAQQAAYMETCVEDDEIAERMDAGRRALMLRGDNETGPYQSPMEDGMQQFHEWYKAAMQQPA, from the coding sequence ATGTCTGATTTAAGTCTTCAACTGCAGCAGGCCGCGAGCCAACTTCCAGTTTCCGCGTATTTCGACGAGGCCCTGTACGCCCGCGAAATGCAAAACCTTTTCTCGCGAGGGCCCCGCTATGTCGGCCATCGCCTCTCCGTGCCCGAAATGGGCAACTTCCACACCCTGCCGCAGGAGCACCAGGGCCGCGCGCTGGTCCACACCCCCAAGGGCGTGGAGCTGATCTCCAACGTGTGCCGCCACCGCCAGGCGCTCATCCTGCAGGGCCGCGGCCAGCTGGACAACCAGGCCGGCGGCAACATCGTCTGCCCGCTGCACCGCTGGACCTACGCCGCGAGCGATGCGCGCACCACCGGCACGCTGATCGGCGCGCCGCATTTCGAGCAGGACCCGTGCCTCAACCTGCACAACTACCCGCTCACCGAATGGAACGGCCTCCTGTTCGAGAAGAACGCGGACGGCACCGGCCGTGACGTGGCCGCCGACATGCGCGGCCTGGGCCCGCAGGCGGACCTCGACTTCTCGGGCTACGCGCTCGACCGCGTCGAACTGCACGAGTGCAACTACAACTGGAAGACCTTCATCGAGGTCTATCTCGAGGACTACCACGTCGGCCCGTTCCATCCGGGCCTCGGCAGCTTCGTCACCTGTGACGACCTGCGCTGGGAGTTCAACCAGAACTATTCGGTGCAGACGGTCGGCGTGGCCAACCGCCTCGGCCGCGCAGGCAGCCCGGTCTACCAGAAGTGGCAGGAGCAGCTCCTCAAGTACCGCGACGGCAAGCCGCCGAAGTACGGCGCCATCTGGCTTACCTACTACCCGCACGTGATGGTCGAGTGGTATCCGCATGTGCTGACCGTGTCGACGCTGCACCCGGTGAGCCCGACCAGGACGCTCAACATGGTCGAGTTCTTCTATCCCGAGGAAATCGTCGCCTTCGAGCGCGAATTCGTCGAAGCCCAGCAGGCCGCCTACATGGAGACCTGCGTGGAAGACGACGAGATCGCCGAGCGCATGGACGCCGGCCGCCGCGCGCTGATGCTGCGCGGCGACAACGAGACCGGCCCGTACCAGAGCCCGATGGAAGACGGCATGCAGCAGTTCCACGAGTGGTACAAGGCCGCGATGCAGCAACCCGCGTGA